CTCGCCTTTGCTTAGGTCGCAGGAAGTCCATTGCCAGGTCTCATGTAAGCGGATTTTACCGTTTGCTAAAACTTCAGGGCGTGATTGGCAGATACCTGTCATGAGTTCGCCAGCATGATTAACCTGATGATAGCGCATGTCGATTGTGCCATACTCAGAAACTATCCCTAAAAGATGCCCATATTTAATAGCTCCGCCACTGTAGTCCGCGAAGACAATATTGCCGATATGCTTGTAATGAAATTCTGTTTCAGGGGAAGTTTCGCCGTTGTTGCTGTTGCTTAAGGTTCGGAATATGCGGTTGTGGTAGTTGATAGATCTTACGTTCATGGCGCTGGTATTTATTTATGATGAAAAGGCTATCAATAACAACATTAATTCAGCCTTTTTTGCATGTGTTCTTCTATGTGATGATAAAGTTGTTTCGGCTTTAATGTGCGCCAAGGGAAGTTGTTGAAATACTGTCCGAAGTTAATGTAATAGTCGATGTGGTTGCTCTCGAATTCTTGAATAACATGTTCGCGGAAATTGATTCCTACGATCCACCCGTCTTCGACATCTTGAAACCATTCTTCATAATAGGAATCATCGGAAGCATGGAAGTTCAAAACGTTCTCTCCAATCAGGATAAACTTATTGATACCCTCGCCGATCATCAGGTCGATGATCTCGCGTTTTAGGATCATGATGTCGTTGTAGATCGCATCGTTCCATTCGCCAATGAGTTCAATGATGCAGAATCCTTTATCGTAATCTGCATACAAAACTTTCAGGTAAAGCGTCAATGATCCAAACTCATCCCATTGTGGATGTAAAAGAAAATTATAGATTTTCTTATCAAACTCAAATTCTGAATGTATAGTGCCATAAAATGGGCTTCGCTCATCTTCTGAGGCTATATAATCGTCTCTCCAGTTGTAATATGGTTCTATTTCGTGCATGAGTATGTAAAAATATTGAAAATTGCTGAAATATTACCGTTACAAGTCTTGTTTGGACTGTTAATTGTTGATAAATTATTTATTATATTATTCTTTTAAACAAATCGTTAAGTGTTAATTTTGCGCACCAGACCATAAATGCAAAAAGGAAGAAAGAGGAATATTTTCGTTGCAGCCACCTATGCGGCTACACTCCTATTAGGATTGATTCTCGGGCAGAATTACGCTGACCAAGAGCGAATCAGTTCTGGTGGTTCCTTGGTGCCTATTGGTATTTCCGATAATGCGTATAAGATACAACAGGTTGTAGATCTTATTTCCACCCGATATGTGGATAGCATCAATATGGATTCCGTCCAAAACGGGGCGATCAACCATATCATTTCCCATCTCGATCCTTACTCTTTATTTCTGATGCCTAATGAGTCGCAGACTCAAACGGAAATCCTTGAAGGTACTTTCGAAGGGATAGGAATGGAGTATTTCAATCTGAACGATACCCTGCTGGTAGTTGGAGTGATTACCAATGGTCCGGCGGATAAGGCTGGTTTCAAAGTAGGGGATCGAATTCTGAAGATTAGTAATAAACCCGTTGCAGGGAATCTGGTGTCGAAGGAAGAAGTAGAGAAGCTAATTCGTGGTAAGCGTGGTACAGAGGTAGAGATGTTCATCCAACGCGATTCCATTGCGCTGCCATTCCCCTTGAAAGCAAAGCGAGACCAGATCAGTGTAAGCTCCTTGGACGTAGCTTACATGATCGAACCTACCGTCGCGTTCGTTCGTATCCGTCGTTTCGGATTGAAGACTGCGGAAGAGTTTCGGAATGCGATCATCGAGCTTAAGAAGCAAGGTGCGAAGAACCTCATCCTCGACTTGAGAGACAATGGCGGAGGATACTTTCATATCGCAATCAAGTTGGCAAGCGAGTTCTTCGCCGATCAACGCTTGGTAGTATATACGGAAGGAGCTCATGAAGCGCGCAGAGATTACCTATCGGAAAGTAAAGGCAATTACGCAAATGGTAAACTGGTGGTGCTAGTGAATGAGCGTACGGCTTCTGCGAGTGAAGTTGTTGCAGGTGCAGTGCAAGATTGGGATCGAGGTATTTTGATCGGACGTCGTACTTATGGAAAAGGGATTGTCCAAGAGCTATTCGATTTCTCTGATGGATCAACGATCAACTTGAGTATTGCTCGATACTATACGCCGCTAGGACGTAGTATCCAACGTAAATACAGTCCGAATTGGTCAAATATGCAAGATTACGCGTCTATGTATAGCGGTCTTTGGTCATTAGACACGACGTATGCACATGGAAAGTCATACCAAACGGGCTTGGGCAAGAAGCTCTTCTCTGGTGGAGGTATTGTGCCTGATCTGTTAGTTCCTGTGGACTCTAACGAGGTGAGCATTATTTATCAGGATCTAGCGCAGTCGAGTCTTGTAGAGCAGTTTGTCTACAGTCGCTTCACGAAGAAACTACCTGCCTATTCTATCGAGAACTTCTTGCAAGGATATACCCTTCCAAATTCAGAGTACAGCAGCTTTATTAATTTCCTTAACCAAAGGGGAGTTCGCCTAAGCGCACGCAAACAGATAGACTTGCACGATCTGATACAAAGTGATATTGAAGCTCTCTTGGGTCGGTACTATTTCGGTAGGGAAGCTTATTTTAAAGTAAAGAATCGTTATGATTTCTTTATCGAGAAGGCTTTACAGCAGCTTAACACACAATCTTAATTTCCTTTGTGCATACTTAAATCTGCCCAAATCGGGTAGTGATCTGAAAGCTTTTCCTTAATGATATGGTAGTTGTTGACAGCGAATTGCTTGTCGGCAAAAATATAATCTATCTGGAGGATAGGTAGCATCTCGAAATGCGTAATACCCCATCCATTGCCTTTCTCCTGAAATGCATTCTTCATATCCTTTCCAATCAGATTAACGCTGTATGACATGGGGGTATCATTAAAATCACCCATGATAATCTTCGGCAGGTGGCTTTCGGCCATATGTTCGGATAGAGACTCCGCCTGATTACTGCGCTGTTCGAAAGCCCATTTCAGCTTTCTTCCTACACGGCGAGTTGCCGTTTCTTCTGCTCCTCCGGCTCCGCCAGGATTCTGAATGAATTCCTTATCTTCGTTTTGCAATCCAAATGAGCGGAGGTGCACATTATAGACACGGATCGTATCTTGATTTTTTACGATATCAGCGTAAATGATACGGTTGATACCGTATTCATTCTTTTTAATCAATCCTGAGTTAATGATGGGATATTTAGAAAAAATAGCCTGTCCATAGGCCATATAATCGTTCTGTGTCGATGGAGCAAAGTAATAGGTATCAAAGTCAGCTTTGTTTTTTAGAGTCTCGCTAAAACGCTTATTGCCTTTGATTGTGCTATAGAACTCTTGCACACACAATACATCCGGCTTTGTTTCATTGACGATCTCGATGAATTCCTCTTTAGGCGGCTTCTCGGAACCCTCAATTGGAGAGAACATATGTGCATTGAAGGACATGACACGAAGCGAGGTGTCGGAAGGAGCCAAATCAACCTGTTCGCTAAAGGTTATATGCTGCGTCATCAGGTTCCAACCTAATAATATCGCACCAAGAGAAAGAAGTGCGAAACGCGGTTTTCGTAGTATCCAGTAAAGAATAAATCCGACATTGATAAGCAGGATAGGCAAATAACCCAATCCTAAGAAGGCAATACCCCAGAAAGACTTTGGATTGATAAAAGAAGCGGAGTAGCTTAGAAGTAGACCGACAACTGCAAGCAAATTGCCAAGCATCACGGTTTTGCTGAAAAAACCCAAGTTCTTTTTGTTAATTAACATTACTCTTGCTCTTCTCTACTTACTTTAAAAAGGATTTCTTTTTCCCGTGAAGATAGACTTTCATAACCGTATTGGGAAATTTTATCCAATATTTCATCGATTACCTCTTGGTTCGGTAAGTCGCCTTTATAGCTTCTGTAAACCGGTGGTTTATTTTCTGTATGTACAACACGTAATTTACTGTCAGGTTTTCGTTCAAAAAGCTTGCTCCAATCATTTCCTTTGCGTAGCTGACTAATGAACAGCATCCCCCATGAGGTGCTGATCAGTAATGATATTGCGCCAGGCTTGTTGATTAAAAATAGGAAGAGAAACTGCAACCCCAAAAAGACGAATGCAATCGTTTGGAACTTCACATTGCCAAACAAGAAAAGTCTGAATTCCATTTTAGGAACCAGTATCAGCAAGCTTCCCATCAATGCTCCGATGCTCATCGCATTGGTATGCAGAAAGGTCTGTGGACTCTTCGCTAAGAGTGGAATCTGCGATAGAGCTAAGAAGGAAAGGCCTCCGATGAAGATAGCACTTAAGAATACCGTCAGGAACTGACGATTATTTAAAAAGCCTAAAAAGACATTCCCTAGCCAATAGATCCACAGGCAATCGAACAGAATATTAAACAATCCGGTGTATAGGAAAGGATAGGTCACTAACGACCAAGGCTGTTGGATAAACTTACTGAATTCACCGGGTAGACTCAGGTAGCTCAACACTTTATCGTAAAGAGGATAGTTGGTGATCCCAACTTCCACAAAAAGATCAAACAGATGAATAATAACGAATAGAAAAATCTGCGCAGATAAAATATAGGGTATCGGCGAGCGGCTACTGTAAGTAGTTTTAAAAAAATCTTTCAGTGCGTTATCTTTCTTCATCACGATCTACTAATAATAATTGCCTCGGCGTACTCCCCACATTTTTAATAGGATAAAACCAAATAGCGCTCCCCCGACGTGTGCTAAGTGCGCAATCGAGGAGCCTCCTCTAGAGAATCCTAAGTATACTTCTATAACTATTAAAATTGGAATAAAGTATTTTGCTTTTATAGGAACAGGAATGAAAAGTAACATCAATTCCATGTTTGGAAACAAAACTGCAAAAGCCAATAATAAGCCATAAATAGCTCCCGAAGCTCCTACCAAAGGCGTGCCATAAATCGATGCTAGCGTGTTGAAGTTCTCCTGTGAAATCTGCTTTGTGCTGTAGATTCGATCATTTAGCATGTCAAAATTGACGTAATCCGATGCCTGCACGGTTCCTGTAATCTGATACACCTCAATGGCCTGAACCCCATACTGCAAAACCAAAGCCCCCAATCCACAGATCAGATAGTAGTTTAGGAATTTCTTAGAGCCTAAAACGCGCTCGACGATAGGACCGAACATCACCAAGGAAAACATATTGAAGAAAATATGTGCAAAGCCCAGATTGTCGTGCATGAACATATAGGTAATCGGCTGCCAGATATGGAAAAATGGTGAGTCTGGATAAAATACACCGAATAATCTTGGTGCCTGAGTAAATATTAACGAACCTATAAAACAGACCACATTGATGATCAGTAAGTTCTTAACAACCGGAGGTAAATTTCCTAATAGATTATTCATATTTCAATTAAATATCGGTCTAAATGTTTCTAGCAAATCGCTCTGCTAATTCTTGTAATGTATATGTGATGATAACGGGTTTCCCATGAATCGAAATATTCGGTAATTCGCAGGCGAATAGGCGGTCGATTAAGTCCTCCATCCCTTGGTTATCTAATTTTGTACCGGCCTTTATAGCGGCATTCTTTGCCAAACTCTTCGCCAGTTTCTCGCGCTTATTCAACCGCAGGTCGCTCTGGTTCTTGAAATCCTCCAGCAACTGTTCGATAATCTGCCCCTCATTTACATTCTCTAGATCTGCAGGAATCCCATCCACGACAAAAGTCGTTTTCCCGAACGGGCGCAACTGAAAACCCAAAGAATGAATCTCAGGCAACATGTCCTGAATCAATGCAAAATCTGCCGCATTCAGCTCTACCGTCTGTGGAAACAAACTTTGCTGACTCGAACCCTGATTGTTGATCAAATGCTGTTGAAATTGCTCAAACAGAATGCGCTCATGCGCCGCCTGCTGATCAATCAACATAAATCCAGAATGAATCTGCGATACAATATAACGATTATGTAACTGGAAAAACTGCTTTTTCGGCTGATCTGATGCCTGAATAAAACCACTGTCGGTCGCTTGCTCTTCCGGAATAAGCGGCAACTGTGTAGATTCCTCTTGCTCTGTAATCTGATAAAGCGAATCCCAGTTCTGAGGAATGCTCGTCTTACGCTCTAAGGCCTCCGGATAGCTGTATGAACGGCTTACCGCCGATCGTGCGCTCGGATTACCATCATCGAACGGATTGAAATTCGGATTGAAATTAATAGTCGGCGCCTGTATCTCATCCAATGGCTTAGGCGTGATCAAGGTGTCAAATCCTGTTTCCTGTTCAAAGTCTAAAGATGGGGTTATATTATACCGACCTAATGAACGCTTTACCGCAGAACGAAGAATAGCGTAAATAGCCTTCTCATCTTCATATTTTATCTCCGTTTTCGTAGGATGTACATTGATATCGATCTTCGAAGGGTCGATGTCGATGAACAAGACATACAATGGAAACATATCTGCCGGAAGAATCTCCTCGTAGGCATTCAGAACTGCATGATTCAAATAAGGATCCTTAATAAAACGATTGTTCACAAAGAAAAACTGCTCTCCGCGCGTCTTCTTCGCAAACTCAGGCTTCCCAATATACCCCTTAATGTTCAATATGGTCGTCGTCTCCTCTACAGGCACCAGACGCTGGTTATAGCTATTGCCAAACAAATGGACTATCCGCTGCTTCAGGGATTCCTTCGGAAGGTGGAACATCTCGTTACCATCGCTATGCAACGAGAAGAAAATCTCGGGATGAGCCAAGGCAATACGCTGAAACTCGTCGAGAATATGTCTCAACTCTACGGAATTGCTCTTCAGAAAGTTGCGTCTCGCAGGAATGTTGTAGAATAGGTTTTTCACCGAGATACTACTGCCTGCTGGAGTCTGATCCGGATATTGCTGAACAACTTCCGAACCTTCGATCTCAACAACAGTTCCTAACTCATCCTCATGTCGGCGCGTACGAAGTTCCACGTGCGCAATCGCCGCAATAGAAGCCATCGCCTCACCACGGAAGCCCATCGTACGGATAGCAAATAAATCCTCCGCCTTACGGATTTTCGACGTCGCATGCCGCTCAAAACATACACGAGCATCCGTAACGCTCATACCACAGCCATTGTCAATAACCTGAATCAATGACTTCCCCGCATCCTTTACAATAAGTTTTATTTGATCTGCCCCCGCATCGATAGCATTCTCCATCATCTCCTTCACTGCTGATGCTGGTCGTTGAACAACCTCACCCGCCGCGATCTGATTGGCTACTGAATCGGGAAGCAATTGAATAATATCCGACATAGTCTACAAAGTTAACAAAAATGATGCTAATCATCCCCGATAAACGCCCCACAAGCCTTTCCCGCTGAAAAACAATTTATTGCCTTTTTTAGTATAACATCGATTAGCATATTTCTGTTCGAAATCCATGACGGAT
The DNA window shown above is from Sphingobacterium hotanense and carries:
- a CDS encoding rhomboid family intramembrane serine protease, translated to MNNLLGNLPPVVKNLLIINVVCFIGSLIFTQAPRLFGVFYPDSPFFHIWQPITYMFMHDNLGFAHIFFNMFSLVMFGPIVERVLGSKKFLNYYLICGLGALVLQYGVQAIEVYQITGTVQASDYVNFDMLNDRIYSTKQISQENFNTLASIYGTPLVGASGAIYGLLLAFAVLFPNMELMLLFIPVPIKAKYFIPILIVIEVYLGFSRGGSSIAHLAHVGGALFGFILLKMWGVRRGNYY
- a CDS encoding S41 family peptidase → MQKGRKRNIFVAATYAATLLLGLILGQNYADQERISSGGSLVPIGISDNAYKIQQVVDLISTRYVDSINMDSVQNGAINHIISHLDPYSLFLMPNESQTQTEILEGTFEGIGMEYFNLNDTLLVVGVITNGPADKAGFKVGDRILKISNKPVAGNLVSKEEVEKLIRGKRGTEVEMFIQRDSIALPFPLKAKRDQISVSSLDVAYMIEPTVAFVRIRRFGLKTAEEFRNAIIELKKQGAKNLILDLRDNGGGYFHIAIKLASEFFADQRLVVYTEGAHEARRDYLSESKGNYANGKLVVLVNERTASASEVVAGAVQDWDRGILIGRRTYGKGIVQELFDFSDGSTINLSIARYYTPLGRSIQRKYSPNWSNMQDYASMYSGLWSLDTTYAHGKSYQTGLGKKLFSGGGIVPDLLVPVDSNEVSIIYQDLAQSSLVEQFVYSRFTKKLPAYSIENFLQGYTLPNSEYSSFINFLNQRGVRLSARKQIDLHDLIQSDIEALLGRYYFGREAYFKVKNRYDFFIEKALQQLNTQS
- a CDS encoding rhomboid family intramembrane serine protease gives rise to the protein MKKDNALKDFFKTTYSSRSPIPYILSAQIFLFVIIHLFDLFVEVGITNYPLYDKVLSYLSLPGEFSKFIQQPWSLVTYPFLYTGLFNILFDCLWIYWLGNVFLGFLNNRQFLTVFLSAIFIGGLSFLALSQIPLLAKSPQTFLHTNAMSIGALMGSLLILVPKMEFRLFLFGNVKFQTIAFVFLGLQFLFLFLINKPGAISLLISTSWGMLFISQLRKGNDWSKLFERKPDSKLRVVHTENKPPVYRSYKGDLPNQEVIDEILDKISQYGYESLSSREKEILFKVSREEQE
- a CDS encoding endonuclease/exonuclease/phosphatase family protein, giving the protein MLINKKNLGFFSKTVMLGNLLAVVGLLLSYSASFINPKSFWGIAFLGLGYLPILLINVGFILYWILRKPRFALLSLGAILLGWNLMTQHITFSEQVDLAPSDTSLRVMSFNAHMFSPIEGSEKPPKEEFIEIVNETKPDVLCVQEFYSTIKGNKRFSETLKNKADFDTYYFAPSTQNDYMAYGQAIFSKYPIINSGLIKKNEYGINRIIYADIVKNQDTIRVYNVHLRSFGLQNEDKEFIQNPGGAGGAEETATRRVGRKLKWAFEQRSNQAESLSEHMAESHLPKIIMGDFNDTPMSYSVNLIGKDMKNAFQEKGNGWGITHFEMLPILQIDYIFADKQFAVNNYHIIKEKLSDHYPIWADLSMHKGN
- a CDS encoding n-acetylglutamate synthase; this encodes MNVRSINYHNRIFRTLSNSNNGETSPETEFHYKHIGNIVFADYSGGAIKYGHLLGIVSEYGTIDMRYHQVNHAGELMTGICQSRPEVLANGKIRLHETWQWTSCDLSKGESIVEEV
- the mutL gene encoding DNA mismatch repair endonuclease MutL, with translation MSDIIQLLPDSVANQIAAGEVVQRPASAVKEMMENAIDAGADQIKLIVKDAGKSLIQVIDNGCGMSVTDARVCFERHATSKIRKAEDLFAIRTMGFRGEAMASIAAIAHVELRTRRHEDELGTVVEIEGSEVVQQYPDQTPAGSSISVKNLFYNIPARRNFLKSNSVELRHILDEFQRIALAHPEIFFSLHSDGNEMFHLPKESLKQRIVHLFGNSYNQRLVPVEETTTILNIKGYIGKPEFAKKTRGEQFFFVNNRFIKDPYLNHAVLNAYEEILPADMFPLYVLFIDIDPSKIDINVHPTKTEIKYEDEKAIYAILRSAVKRSLGRYNITPSLDFEQETGFDTLITPKPLDEIQAPTINFNPNFNPFDDGNPSARSAVSRSYSYPEALERKTSIPQNWDSLYQITEQEESTQLPLIPEEQATDSGFIQASDQPKKQFFQLHNRYIVSQIHSGFMLIDQQAAHERILFEQFQQHLINNQGSSQQSLFPQTVELNAADFALIQDMLPEIHSLGFQLRPFGKTTFVVDGIPADLENVNEGQIIEQLLEDFKNQSDLRLNKREKLAKSLAKNAAIKAGTKLDNQGMEDLIDRLFACELPNISIHGKPVIITYTLQELAERFARNI